In one window of Tenacibaculum mesophilum DNA:
- a CDS encoding metal-dependent hydrolase — translation MKITFYGHACFGIEINGTHVLVDPFITGNPLASNIDVDKVKADYILLTHAHQDHVLDVENIAERTGATIISNYEIVMYYETKKLKGHPVNHGGTYKNDVFSAKYVNAIHTSSFADGSYGGQPGGFVVTAGEKSLYISGDTAVTMDMKLIPMSTNLTASIFPIGDNFTMGVDDAIIASDLVICDKVIGCHFNTFPPIKIDIEEAKEKFSQAKKELVILEIGQTITI, via the coding sequence ATGAAAATTACTTTTTACGGTCACGCATGTTTTGGTATTGAAATTAACGGAACACATGTGTTAGTTGACCCTTTTATAACAGGAAACCCTCTAGCATCAAATATAGATGTAGATAAAGTAAAAGCAGATTATATTTTACTTACACATGCGCATCAAGATCATGTATTAGATGTAGAAAACATAGCAGAAAGAACAGGAGCTACAATAATTTCTAATTACGAAATAGTAATGTATTATGAAACGAAAAAACTCAAAGGACATCCAGTAAATCATGGAGGTACATATAAAAATGATGTGTTTTCTGCAAAGTATGTAAATGCTATTCACACTTCTTCATTTGCAGATGGAAGTTATGGAGGGCAACCAGGAGGGTTTGTAGTAACAGCAGGAGAAAAATCCTTGTATATTTCTGGTGATACAGCAGTAACTATGGATATGAAGCTAATACCGATGTCAACAAACTTAACAGCTTCAATATTTCCGATTGGTGATAATTTTACCATGGGAGTTGACGATGCTATCATAGCCAGCGACTTAGTAATTTGTGATAAAGTAATAGGGTGTCATTTCAACACCTTTCCTCCTATAAAAATAGATATAGAAGAAGCTAAAGAAAAGTTTTCACAAGCAAAAAAAGAATTAGTGATTTTAGAAATTGGACAAACAATAACTATTTAA
- a CDS encoding SRPBCC family protein, whose translation MKIIKIILGVITVLILAFFLTGLVVQEVVYTNEITINKPVNEVFSDFQDEELMKKWMPEVKSIETLEEQPNKTGSKYKVVVENQGKLVTMTEEVLAYKENEKLTLHFDAENMLKTDDYTFISEGNSTKILQTTTCISESYIMSCLFPYFKGALKKMSQQYLENFKKASETHN comes from the coding sequence ATGAAAATAATCAAAATAATTTTAGGTGTTATAACAGTCTTAATTCTAGCATTTTTCTTAACAGGATTAGTAGTACAAGAAGTTGTTTATACCAATGAAATAACAATTAACAAGCCAGTAAATGAAGTTTTTTCGGATTTTCAGGATGAAGAATTGATGAAAAAATGGATGCCAGAGGTGAAATCAATTGAAACTCTAGAAGAACAACCTAATAAAACAGGTAGTAAATATAAAGTGGTTGTTGAAAATCAAGGTAAATTGGTAACTATGACAGAAGAAGTATTAGCGTATAAAGAAAATGAAAAACTTACTCTTCACTTTGATGCAGAAAATATGCTAAAAACAGATGATTATACATTTATTTCAGAAGGAAACTCAACTAAGATATTACAAACTACTACCTGTATTAGTGAATCGTATATAATGAGTTGTTTATTCCCGTACTTTAAAGGAGCTCTTAAAAAAATGAGTCAACAATATTTAGAGAACTTTAAAAAAGCTTCTGAAACTCATAACTAA
- a CDS encoding o-succinylbenzoate synthase, which yields MIKATYHKYLLNFKQASGTSRGILRTKETWFIILEKEGKKGFGECGLFRGLSADDKPNYEEKLQWVCNNINSGLEKLLFELNEFPSIQFGLEQAFLSLESKTPFELFPSKFTEGKQQISINGLIWMGDKAFMQQQIKDKLQQGFTTIKMKIGAIDFDTEIALLQSIRKEFSAKEIELRVDANGAFLPQNALEKLQRLSELELHSIEQPIKQGQWQEMASLCEKTPLPIGLDEELIGVFSLKEKEKCIATIQPQYIILKPSLVGGFKGSNEWIQIASNHNAGNWITSALESNIGLNAIAQWTHTLNNPLPQGLGTGSLFTNNFESPLEVSNGSLGYNTNKNWHFNI from the coding sequence TTGATAAAAGCTACCTACCATAAATACTTACTAAACTTTAAACAAGCAAGTGGTACCTCTCGTGGAATTTTAAGAACTAAAGAAACTTGGTTTATAATTTTAGAAAAAGAAGGAAAGAAAGGTTTTGGAGAATGCGGTTTGTTCAGAGGTTTAAGTGCTGATGATAAACCTAATTATGAAGAGAAATTACAGTGGGTGTGTAACAATATTAATTCTGGCTTAGAGAAATTATTATTTGAACTCAACGAGTTTCCTTCGATACAGTTTGGATTAGAACAAGCATTTTTATCTTTAGAAAGCAAAACACCATTTGAATTATTTCCATCTAAGTTTACAGAAGGAAAGCAGCAAATTTCTATAAACGGATTAATATGGATGGGAGATAAAGCCTTTATGCAGCAACAAATAAAAGATAAGTTGCAACAAGGTTTTACTACCATAAAAATGAAAATAGGAGCGATTGATTTCGATACAGAGATAGCCTTGTTACAATCAATACGAAAAGAATTTTCAGCCAAGGAAATTGAACTTCGTGTAGATGCCAATGGAGCATTTTTGCCACAAAATGCCTTAGAAAAGTTACAAAGACTATCTGAATTAGAACTACATTCTATAGAGCAACCAATAAAACAAGGACAATGGCAAGAAATGGCAAGTTTATGTGAAAAAACACCATTACCAATTGGGTTAGACGAAGAATTGATAGGCGTGTTTTCTTTAAAAGAGAAAGAAAAATGTATAGCTACAATTCAACCTCAATACATTATTTTAAAACCTAGTTTGGTAGGAGGGTTTAAAGGAAGTAACGAATGGATTCAAATAGCATCCAACCATAACGCAGGTAATTGGATAACTAGTGCTTTGGAAAGCAATATAGGGCTAAATGCAATAGCACAATGGACGCATACCTTAAATAATCCGTTACCGCAAGGTTTAGGAACAGGTAGTTTGTTTACAAACAATTTTGAAAGTCCGTTGGAAGTTTCAAATGGAAGTTTAGGGTATAATACGAACAAAAACTGGCACTTTAATATATAA
- a CDS encoding CPBP family intramembrane glutamic endopeptidase — MNFIQQAYKGDNQWYLYLLVIFIVLFGWQFIGVIPLAVTAILHSESTSEFLRAADDSFMSLGINKNLFLFMMVVMFAFGLVSLFLGIKYIHKRAIKTVITSRNKIDWNRFWFGFFVWGILSVLVVSSDILLAPENYTWNFKPLPFFTLMIVSFLFLPIQTSFEELLFRGYFMQGLGTWFKNRWVPLIVTSVAFGLLHGANPEVEKLGYISMVFYIGTGFFFGITTLMDEGTELALGLHAINNIVAAFLVTTDWTVFQTDALFVDTSDPSVGIEMFLPVFVLYPLMLLLFSKKYGWKNWKEKLFGNIEKPVITTK; from the coding sequence ATGAATTTTATACAACAAGCATATAAAGGAGATAACCAGTGGTACTTATACTTATTAGTTATTTTTATAGTTTTATTTGGGTGGCAGTTTATAGGTGTAATTCCTTTAGCTGTAACTGCAATTTTACATTCTGAAAGTACAAGTGAGTTTTTAAGAGCAGCAGATGATAGCTTTATGAGCTTAGGAATAAATAAAAACTTGTTTTTATTTATGATGGTGGTGATGTTTGCTTTTGGATTAGTTTCATTGTTTTTAGGAATAAAATATATTCATAAAAGAGCTATAAAAACAGTTATAACAAGCAGAAATAAAATAGATTGGAATCGCTTTTGGTTTGGTTTCTTTGTATGGGGAATACTATCTGTACTAGTAGTATCTTCTGACATTCTTTTAGCTCCTGAAAATTATACATGGAATTTTAAACCTCTGCCTTTTTTTACTTTAATGATAGTATCGTTTTTGTTTTTACCCATTCAAACGAGTTTTGAAGAATTACTTTTTAGAGGGTATTTTATGCAAGGACTTGGTACTTGGTTTAAAAACAGATGGGTTCCATTAATAGTAACTTCGGTAGCTTTTGGTTTACTCCACGGAGCAAACCCAGAAGTAGAGAAGCTAGGGTATATTTCAATGGTTTTTTATATAGGAACAGGTTTCTTTTTCGGAATAACTACACTAATGGATGAAGGAACAGAATTAGCATTAGGTTTGCATGCTATTAATAATATTGTAGCTGCATTCTTGGTAACTACAGATTGGACCGTTTTTCAAACGGATGCTTTATTTGTAGATACTTCAGATCCTTCGGTAGGGATAGAGATGTTTTTACCAGTATTTGTTTTATATCCTTTAATGTTGCTACTGTTTTCAAAAAAATATGGTTGGAAAAATTGGAAAGAAAAACTATTTGGTAACATAGAGAAACCTGTAATAACAACAAAATAG